One Pirellulales bacterium DNA window includes the following coding sequences:
- a CDS encoding transposase, with translation MALSAAVGQVWGKFAVIQRCQVHTRRNVEANLPQRHHEELRTRLNAAYHETSLTHARTLLAATVKWLRRISPAAAASLEEGLEETLTVVRLGVPELLRKTLSTTNPIESAFSVAESVTRRVKRWRDSDMRERWCVAGLLDAESRFNRIQ, from the coding sequence TTGGCGCTCTCGGCGGCGGTCGGGCAGGTGTGGGGCAAGTTCGCGGTGATCCAGCGCTGCCAGGTCCACACGCGGCGGAACGTCGAGGCGAATCTGCCCCAGCGGCATCACGAGGAACTGCGGACGCGACTGAATGCCGCCTACCATGAAACCAGCCTGACGCATGCCCGCACGCTGCTGGCGGCGACGGTCAAGTGGTTGCGACGGATCAGCCCGGCTGCGGCGGCTAGCTTGGAGGAGGGCCTTGAAGAAACGCTCACGGTCGTTCGCCTGGGCGTGCCGGAACTATTGCGCAAAACGCTCTCCACGACCAATCCCATTGAAAGCGCCTTCAGCGTGGCCGAAAGCGTCACCAGACGCGTCAAACGCTGGCGCGACAGCGACATGCGAGAGCGGTGGTGCGTCGCGGGACTCCTCGATGCCGAGAGCCGCTTCAACCGCATCCAAG
- a CDS encoding tyrosine-type recombinase/integrase gives MHRRKLIAENPFDDVRAAATGIKDRLRFISREEIDRVLDACPSIDWRVIVSLARYGGLRTPSETLSLRWQDIDWAAGRIVVQSPKTSHHPGKGTRTIPLFAELRPILTEAFELAPEGAEYVVDPRFRKAAMGPGGWLNTNLRTTFIKIICRAGLPVWPRVFHNLRASFETELVESYPVQTVTSWLGNSPSVALRHYLMTTKEHFDAAVKGNDSAAKIDPNKAAQKAAQQVRETSSNKQQAFTTNIENPLVFPHNTSICDTLLTGEVAATGFEPVTHGL, from the coding sequence ATGCATCGCCGAAAGCTAATAGCTGAAAACCCCTTCGATGATGTAAGGGCTGCGGCAACGGGAATCAAGGATAGGCTGCGGTTTATTTCGCGGGAAGAAATCGACCGCGTGTTGGACGCCTGCCCTAGTATCGACTGGCGGGTAATTGTGAGTCTGGCCCGCTACGGCGGGTTGCGAACGCCGAGTGAAACCTTATCGCTTCGCTGGCAAGACATTGATTGGGCGGCTGGGCGAATTGTGGTGCAATCGCCCAAAACTTCGCATCATCCGGGCAAGGGAACGCGAACAATTCCATTATTCGCCGAATTGCGGCCGATCCTGACCGAGGCTTTTGAACTGGCCCCCGAAGGAGCGGAATACGTGGTTGATCCACGGTTTCGCAAGGCGGCAATGGGGCCTGGGGGATGGCTGAATACCAACCTGCGAACGACTTTCATAAAGATCATTTGTAGGGCTGGATTGCCCGTCTGGCCCCGTGTGTTTCATAACCTTAGGGCGAGCTTTGAGACGGAATTGGTCGAATCCTACCCCGTGCAGACCGTGACAAGCTGGTTGGGAAATTCGCCGAGCGTGGCCTTGCGGCATTATTTGATGACGACCAAAGAGCACTTCGACGCGGCCGTGAAGGGTAACGACTCGGCGGCTAAAATCGACCCAAACAAGGCGGCGCAAAAAGCGGCGCAGCAAGTACGTGAAACGAGTAGCAATAAGCAGCAAGCGTTTACTACCAACATCGAAAACCCCCTTGTTTTTCCGCACAATACGTCAATTTGCGATACCCTGCTAACAGGGGAGGTAGCGGCGACTGGATTCGAACCAGTGACACACGGCTTATGA
- a CDS encoding helix-turn-helix transcriptional regulator: protein MTKKPSKFVSDQLRQAIDDCGLTRYRIAQETGISETALALFYNGQRGLSMKALNILGEFLQLTITLGRKPDRKGK from the coding sequence ATGACCAAGAAACCATCCAAATTTGTAAGCGACCAATTGCGACAGGCTATCGACGATTGCGGTTTAACGCGCTATCGCATCGCTCAAGAAACGGGAATCAGCGAAACCGCGTTAGCGCTCTTCTACAACGGTCAACGCGGGCTGTCGATGAAAGCGTTGAATATCCTGGGCGAATTCCTGCAACTGACAATCACGTTGGGCCGCAAGCCCGACCGGAAAGGAAAGTGA
- a CDS encoding DUF3987 domain-containing protein, translating into MPTLPANEILARFDNVKPTSEQQWSATCPCHDDRKASLCIGESGHGPTSYILLCCQAGCDTHAILASRQLKMSDLMPHRERAKRPGRPRIIATYDYRDESGEVVSQVVRFEPKDFRQRKPDDKGGWSWGVKGVRIVPYRLPELLADPSSPVMIVEGEKDCDGLAKLGIVATCNAGGAGKWKADHAEFLRGRQVVILPDNDEAGRNHGQQVAQSLHSIAAAVRVVELPGLPAKGDVSDWLAAGGTREELIRLVKAAPDWPEAQPWPEITPFAAAVLPSFPTHALPGVLREWVEAESHATQTPADLAALLALAVCSSCIARRVVVEPRPGWHEPVNLYTSVLLEPGNRKSAVFADAMKPLRELEDEMVEAARPTVAREQSDRRQGEAQLRRLEKLAAEKGDSEARHEACNLAADLAEQAEPVLPRLIVDDATAEKLGMMLAEQGGRIASMSPEGGVFDLMAGLYSKSGIPQFGVYLMGHSGDDLVTDRVGRKSVRVKHPALTCAYAMQPAVIEGLAENAAFRGRGLLARFLYAAPESWIGRREIAPAPVSDATREAYRRTVRALAEVEGETVLQLKGHAAGLLREWEIKIETMLDDGGDMEIMRDWGAKLAGATLRLAAVLHCVEHGPAGRIEGATVAAAVEIAAYLVPHATAVLNMMLASEKTADDDARYVLRWIERHGRQEFTKSEAQHHGKRRFPKAEAIDAALGKLVHRGYIRPVPTEPTGPGRPPSTAYEVNPAAFTTEGETETANPEKRSRYSRNSINEPKDGNNGNIRSALEHTQTGDEPENGNCGNNGSAFERPETPKHVQVTI; encoded by the coding sequence ATGCCTACGCTTCCCGCCAACGAGATTCTCGCCCGCTTCGACAACGTTAAGCCGACCAGCGAACAGCAGTGGTCGGCGACCTGCCCATGCCACGACGACCGGAAAGCCTCGCTATGCATCGGCGAATCGGGGCATGGGCCGACGAGCTACATCCTGCTCTGCTGCCAAGCGGGTTGCGATACGCACGCGATCCTGGCCAGCCGGCAACTGAAAATGTCGGACCTGATGCCGCATCGCGAGCGGGCGAAGCGGCCCGGCAGACCCCGGATCATCGCCACCTATGATTATCGCGACGAGTCGGGCGAAGTGGTTTCTCAGGTTGTGCGGTTCGAGCCAAAGGACTTCCGCCAACGAAAGCCGGACGACAAGGGCGGATGGTCGTGGGGCGTCAAAGGGGTGCGGATCGTCCCCTACCGATTGCCGGAGCTACTGGCTGACCCATCGTCGCCTGTAATGATCGTCGAGGGGGAGAAGGATTGCGACGGCCTGGCCAAACTCGGCATCGTCGCGACCTGCAACGCCGGCGGCGCGGGGAAGTGGAAGGCCGACCATGCGGAGTTTCTGCGCGGCCGTCAGGTCGTCATCCTGCCCGACAACGATGAGGCCGGCCGCAACCACGGCCAGCAGGTGGCGCAATCGCTCCATAGCATCGCGGCAGCGGTGCGTGTCGTCGAGCTACCCGGCTTGCCGGCAAAGGGGGATGTGAGCGATTGGCTAGCGGCCGGCGGCACGCGGGAGGAACTAATTCGGCTGGTCAAGGCTGCGCCCGATTGGCCGGAGGCGCAGCCGTGGCCGGAGATTACGCCTTTTGCGGCGGCGGTCCTGCCCAGCTTCCCGACTCACGCCCTGCCCGGCGTGCTGCGTGAGTGGGTGGAGGCCGAGTCGCACGCCACGCAGACGCCTGCGGACTTGGCGGCACTATTGGCGTTGGCGGTTTGCTCCTCTTGCATCGCCCGTCGCGTGGTGGTCGAACCGCGGCCGGGTTGGCACGAGCCTGTCAACCTGTATACATCTGTGCTGCTTGAGCCTGGCAACCGCAAGTCGGCCGTCTTCGCCGACGCGATGAAACCCTTGCGCGAGCTAGAGGACGAGATGGTTGAGGCCGCGCGGCCCACCGTCGCCCGTGAGCAGTCCGACCGTCGGCAGGGTGAGGCCCAGTTGAGGCGGCTGGAGAAGTTGGCGGCCGAGAAAGGGGATAGTGAGGCCCGGCACGAGGCGTGCAACCTGGCGGCGGACCTGGCCGAGCAGGCCGAGCCGGTTCTGCCTCGGCTGATCGTCGATGACGCCACGGCGGAAAAGCTGGGCATGATGCTGGCCGAGCAGGGCGGGCGCATCGCCAGTATGTCGCCCGAAGGGGGCGTATTCGACCTGATGGCCGGCTTATATTCCAAGAGTGGTATTCCCCAATTCGGCGTTTACCTGATGGGGCATTCAGGGGATGACCTAGTAACGGATCGGGTCGGGCGTAAGAGCGTCCGGGTGAAGCATCCGGCGTTAACGTGCGCCTATGCGATGCAGCCGGCCGTGATCGAGGGGCTAGCCGAAAATGCAGCCTTTCGTGGTCGTGGACTGCTGGCGCGATTCCTGTACGCTGCCCCGGAAAGCTGGATCGGACGGCGGGAGATTGCCCCCGCGCCGGTTTCCGATGCCACGCGGGAGGCGTATCGCCGAACCGTGCGGGCACTGGCCGAAGTCGAAGGCGAAACCGTGTTGCAACTGAAGGGGCACGCGGCGGGCTTGCTGCGCGAGTGGGAGATCAAGATCGAGACCATGCTCGATGACGGCGGCGATATGGAAATCATGCGCGATTGGGGGGCGAAGCTGGCCGGCGCAACGCTACGGCTGGCGGCCGTGCTGCATTGCGTGGAGCATGGCCCGGCTGGGCGCATCGAAGGTGCGACTGTCGCGGCAGCCGTGGAGATTGCCGCCTATCTAGTTCCACATGCCACTGCCGTGCTGAACATGATGTTGGCGAGCGAAAAAACGGCCGACGATGACGCCCGCTACGTGCTGCGGTGGATCGAACGCCACGGCAGGCAGGAATTTACCAAGAGCGAAGCGCAGCACCACGGCAAGCGGCGTTTTCCCAAGGCGGAGGCAATAGACGCGGCCTTGGGAAAACTGGTGCATCGAGGGTACATTCGGCCTGTGCCGACTGAGCCAACCGGCCCCGGCCGTCCCCCATCGACGGCCTACGAGGTGAACCCGGCGGCATTTACCACGGAGGGCGAAACCGAAACCGCAAACCCCGAAAAGCGCTCCCGATATTCCCGCAATTCGATTAACGAGCCGAAAGACGGGAATAACGGGAATATAAGGAGCGCTTTGGAGCATACGCAAACCGGCGACGAGCCTGAAAATGGCAATTGTGGGAATAACGGGAGCGCTTTTGAGCGGCCCGAAACCCCAAAACACGTGCAGGTGACGATATGA
- a CDS encoding helix-turn-helix domain-containing protein, whose product MKTQSAESLALRPREAAKALGISARTLWGLTAPRGPIPCLRIGQGKRQSVLYPTADLRAWLSRQAEAAKGGNDDAR is encoded by the coding sequence ATGAAAACGCAATCTGCCGAATCTCTGGCCCTACGCCCTCGCGAAGCGGCAAAGGCGCTGGGCATTAGCGCCCGGACCCTCTGGGGGCTGACGGCCCCACGCGGGCCGATTCCTTGCCTGCGAATCGGACAGGGCAAGCGGCAATCCGTTTTGTACCCCACGGCCGACCTGCGGGCCTGGCTGAGCCGTCAAGCCGAAGCGGCAAAAGGGGGCAACGATGACGCCCGTTGA
- a CDS encoding DEAD/DEAH box helicase family protein, whose amino-acid sequence MMLELKEYQRESLETIGRFCDAVRAAVGHRAVRPVHDAYYLETQRDFIEVPQLPGIPYVCLRVPTGGGKTLIAAHAVGAITKHLGHQDHPLCLWVTPSTTIRDQTLRGLRDRQHPYHAALRDGLGGVSLKVLTVEESLSANRAMVSNSAVIVVTTIQSYRIDEESNRKVYQDNGYLMDHFTNLPAWVREQLAEPNGNGANGGRVSLSLANVMKLRGPIVIMDEAHNARTRVSFDSLARFGPLAVLELTATPQQEHNPDKEQYGSNVLHAVSALQLKREGMIKLPVDLESRKNWLDVLALTVQRRTMLAEMAATWGREHDRFIRPIALVQAQPKSKTRETHTAERVKEALIEKLNVPAERIRICTGTSDELGDEDLRRPQCVVEYIITVDKLREGWDCPFAYVLGSVGNVATETAVEQLLGRVLRMPDAVPTGIPELDRAYAIVQSEDVARTAQNLADSMVERCGFDRVSMEDVLRVHRRPEGQSLLPLSTIPVSAAPNVAQLPAALQAKVRYEPESGTIKVHQPLTRDDAQALRDALAAPADRKAVETYWQEEREVGTAPKLLDQYAKPIRLPQLAVRDGQRWLRFEPIELDEFNWELNACDPKFTAAEFSAELHVGDHVVLDVTGQGAVRVGGVEQVITRQASFLLEDDRWEKVEIVRWLDQALHRGGQNAGLAAAESQAWLNRVVDDLIVVRGIAISILVRKRHELANLVFHRITDHGRKQIRKAAELLFAGETERRLETTLDMPFEVAEHDYCPYRRYRGTYAFQNHAFDLIGDMGKEDEPDCAYKIDNHPNVKRWIRNLDHESAGGFSLPLSPGRFFPDFLAELTDGRIAIVEYKGPHLASDPKELHKEDVGKLWAARSGGKCVFVRVVDRDWAKLEASLNASAAN is encoded by the coding sequence GTGATGCTGGAGTTGAAGGAATATCAACGGGAATCGCTGGAGACAATCGGCCGATTCTGCGACGCCGTGCGCGCGGCGGTCGGCCATCGGGCGGTGCGGCCCGTGCATGACGCCTATTACCTGGAAACGCAGCGCGACTTCATCGAAGTGCCACAACTGCCCGGCATCCCCTATGTCTGCCTGCGCGTGCCCACTGGGGGCGGGAAGACCTTGATTGCCGCGCACGCCGTCGGGGCGATTACAAAACACCTGGGGCATCAGGACCATCCGCTTTGCCTGTGGGTGACGCCATCGACCACGATCCGCGACCAAACCTTGCGCGGCCTGCGGGACCGCCAGCACCCCTACCATGCGGCGCTACGTGACGGGCTGGGGGGCGTGTCCTTGAAAGTGCTGACGGTAGAAGAATCGCTCTCCGCCAATCGGGCGATGGTTTCGAACAGCGCGGTAATCGTGGTGACGACGATTCAAAGCTACCGCATCGACGAAGAATCGAACCGCAAGGTTTATCAGGACAACGGCTACCTGATGGACCACTTTACGAACCTGCCGGCCTGGGTGCGGGAGCAACTGGCCGAGCCGAACGGCAATGGGGCGAACGGCGGGCGAGTGTCGCTATCGCTGGCCAACGTAATGAAGCTGCGCGGCCCCATCGTCATCATGGACGAAGCCCACAACGCCCGCACGCGGGTTTCGTTCGATTCGCTGGCGCGCTTCGGCCCGCTGGCCGTGCTGGAACTGACGGCGACGCCCCAGCAAGAGCATAACCCCGACAAGGAACAATACGGCAGCAACGTCTTGCACGCCGTTAGCGCGCTGCAACTGAAGCGCGAAGGCATGATAAAGCTGCCCGTCGATTTGGAATCGCGGAAAAACTGGCTGGACGTGCTGGCCCTGACCGTTCAGCGGCGAACGATGTTGGCCGAAATGGCGGCGACGTGGGGCCGGGAGCATGATCGGTTCATTCGGCCGATCGCGCTGGTGCAAGCCCAGCCCAAGAGCAAGACGCGGGAAACGCATACGGCCGAGCGAGTGAAAGAGGCCCTGATTGAAAAACTGAACGTGCCGGCCGAGCGAATCCGCATTTGCACGGGAACCAGTGACGAGCTGGGCGACGAAGACTTGCGCCGGCCGCAATGCGTGGTGGAGTACATCATTACCGTGGACAAGCTGCGGGAAGGGTGGGATTGCCCATTTGCCTACGTGCTGGGCAGCGTGGGGAACGTGGCGACGGAAACGGCCGTGGAACAATTGCTGGGGCGCGTGCTGCGAATGCCCGACGCCGTGCCCACGGGAATACCCGAACTGGACCGGGCATACGCGATTGTGCAAAGCGAAGACGTGGCCCGAACGGCGCAGAACCTTGCCGATAGCATGGTGGAGCGGTGCGGGTTTGACCGAGTTTCGATGGAGGACGTGCTGCGCGTGCATCGCCGGCCGGAAGGGCAATCGCTGTTGCCCCTTTCGACCATTCCCGTTTCTGCCGCGCCGAACGTGGCCCAACTGCCGGCGGCCTTGCAAGCCAAGGTGCGGTATGAACCGGAATCGGGAACAATTAAGGTCCACCAGCCGCTAACGCGGGACGATGCCCAAGCACTGCGGGATGCGCTTGCCGCGCCGGCGGATCGAAAGGCCGTGGAAACCTATTGGCAGGAAGAACGGGAAGTCGGCACGGCCCCGAAGCTGCTGGACCAATACGCCAAGCCGATCCGGCTTCCCCAATTGGCCGTTCGCGACGGGCAGCGCTGGCTACGGTTTGAACCGATTGAACTGGACGAGTTCAATTGGGAATTGAACGCCTGCGACCCCAAGTTCACCGCTGCCGAGTTTTCGGCCGAGTTGCACGTTGGGGACCACGTTGTTTTAGACGTGACCGGGCAAGGCGCAGTTCGGGTAGGCGGCGTGGAGCAAGTGATAACTCGCCAAGCATCGTTCCTGCTCGAAGACGACCGTTGGGAGAAAGTCGAAATCGTGCGGTGGCTGGACCAAGCGCTACATCGGGGCGGACAGAACGCCGGCCTGGCGGCGGCGGAATCGCAAGCCTGGCTAAACCGGGTGGTCGATGATCTCATTGTAGTGCGCGGAATTGCGATTTCGATTCTCGTTCGCAAGCGGCATGAATTGGCCAATTTGGTATTTCATCGCATTACCGACCACGGCCGCAAGCAGATTCGCAAAGCGGCCGAACTGCTGTTTGCTGGCGAAACGGAACGGCGGCTGGAAACCACGCTCGATATGCCGTTTGAAGTGGCCGAGCATGACTACTGCCCCTATCGCCGCTACCGCGGAACGTATGCGTTTCAGAATCACGCCTTCGATTTGATTGGCGATATGGGCAAGGAAGACGAACCGGACTGCGCCTACAAGATTGACAATCACCCCAACGTGAAACGCTGGATTCGGAATCTGGACCACGAAAGCGCCGGCGGTTTCAGCCTGCCTCTTTCACCGGGACGGTTCTTTCCCGATTTTCTGGCTGAATTGACCGATGGGCGAATTGCCATTGTCGAGTACAAAGGCCCACACTTGGCGAGCGACCCAAAGGAATTGCATAAGGAAGACGTGGGCAAGCTGTGGGCGGCACGGTCGGGCGGTAAATGCGTCTTCGTGCGGGTGGTGGACCGGGATTGGGCAAAGCTGGAGGCGTCGCTGAATGCGAGTGCGGCAAATTGA
- a CDS encoding DUF2283 domain-containing protein — MKKPIKYTNEPIEAKVVEDFLPPPDKLRLRQSSLKVTYDMRTDILRIRLKEGAVSESDEVAAGVILDFDAEGAILEIELLDASARSSNPKALEFGVS, encoded by the coding sequence ATGAAGAAACCCATCAAGTACACGAATGAGCCGATCGAGGCGAAAGTTGTCGAAGACTTTCTCCCTCCGCCCGACAAGCTGCGCCTGCGGCAATCGTCGCTGAAGGTGACCTACGACATGCGGACGGACATCCTGCGAATCCGGCTGAAGGAGGGCGCGGTCTCGGAAAGCGACGAGGTTGCCGCCGGAGTGATTCTCGATTTTGACGCCGAGGGGGCAATTCTCGAAATTGAATTGCTCGATGCTTCCGCGCGATCGAGCAACCCCAAGGCTTTGGAATTCGGGGTTTCGTGA
- a CDS encoding BrnT family toxin — protein sequence MDGADFEWDAVKEAQNVAKHGVTFDAAQRAFLDPRRVIAEDIAHSDEENDIIVLEKWTAAY from the coding sequence ATGGACGGAGCCGACTTTGAATGGGATGCGGTCAAGGAGGCGCAAAACGTCGCGAAACATGGCGTGACCTTCGACGCGGCCCAACGGGCGTTTCTCGACCCACGCCGCGTGATTGCCGAAGACATCGCCCATAGCGATGAGGAAAACGATATTATTGTTTTGGAGAAGTGGACGGCGGCGTACTGA
- a CDS encoding site-specific DNA-methyltransferase, with protein MPTLDWIGKAAVVHHHRKVGYHLLRCDRELSAGDADAGNLLVQGDNLLALKALLPYYAGKVKCIYIDPPYNTGNENWVYNDNVNSPEIRQWIKATVGKEGEDLSRHDKWLCMMYPRLALLRDFLTEDGAIFVSIDDTEAHRLRMLMDEIFGAGKWICTLIWKRRQTPDSRNLNGVSVDHEYVLCYGRTSAVRFRGQEKDLTKYTNPDNDPNGPWMSDNLTGLANATERPNLHYEIVNPSDGRHYPPHPSRGWIYGRDRMADLIAQGRILWPKSATGRPRLKRYATDMRSEFTGFSTMLAADANVVGTKELAEVLGPKVFPFPKPRDLMRTVIQQTTSGNDIVMDSFTGSGTTAHAVLAQNKADGGNRRFITVEMDETICRDVTAQRIRKAIEGYGEGDKATPGLGGGFRFCKLGAGLFDDAGNIAGEVKFTDLAAHVFFTETGVPIPKRAKADCPLLGVHNGKAVYLLFNGVLGDKRPAGGNVLTHCVAQDLPAHPNGSGPRVVYGEACRLGPKSLEQYGMTFRQVPFELKVD; from the coding sequence ATGCCCACACTGGATTGGATCGGCAAGGCGGCGGTGGTACACCATCATCGAAAGGTGGGGTATCACCTGCTGCGCTGCGACCGGGAGCTATCGGCTGGCGATGCCGACGCGGGCAATCTGTTGGTGCAAGGGGATAACCTGCTGGCGCTCAAAGCCTTGCTCCCCTACTACGCCGGCAAGGTGAAGTGCATCTACATTGACCCGCCCTACAACACGGGGAACGAAAACTGGGTCTATAACGACAACGTGAACAGCCCGGAAATCCGCCAGTGGATCAAAGCCACGGTCGGCAAGGAAGGGGAAGACCTTTCGCGGCATGATAAGTGGCTGTGCATGATGTACCCGCGCCTGGCGCTCTTGCGCGACTTTCTAACCGAAGACGGGGCCATCTTCGTCAGTATCGACGACACAGAAGCACACCGTCTCCGAATGCTGATGGATGAAATTTTCGGTGCGGGCAAATGGATTTGCACGTTGATTTGGAAGCGGCGGCAAACTCCTGATAGTCGCAATCTTAACGGAGTATCGGTTGACCACGAGTACGTTTTGTGTTATGGGCGAACGAGCGCTGTACGCTTTCGCGGGCAAGAGAAAGACCTAACGAAGTACACCAACCCAGACAATGACCCCAACGGCCCGTGGATGAGCGACAACCTAACGGGACTTGCGAATGCGACCGAACGGCCCAATCTTCACTACGAGATCGTGAATCCAAGCGACGGGCGACATTATCCGCCGCACCCATCGCGGGGCTGGATTTACGGACGCGACCGAATGGCCGACCTGATTGCGCAGGGTCGCATCCTATGGCCAAAATCAGCAACGGGAAGGCCCCGACTGAAGCGCTATGCTACCGATATGCGGAGCGAGTTCACCGGGTTTTCGACAATGCTTGCTGCTGATGCAAATGTTGTCGGAACAAAGGAACTGGCGGAAGTGCTAGGGCCAAAGGTTTTCCCGTTTCCTAAACCGCGCGATTTGATGCGCACGGTTATTCAGCAAACAACATCGGGAAACGACATCGTTATGGACTCGTTCACGGGCAGCGGAACAACGGCTCATGCCGTGTTAGCGCAGAACAAGGCCGACGGCGGCAACCGACGTTTCATTACCGTGGAAATGGATGAAACGATATGCCGGGACGTGACGGCCCAGCGCATCCGTAAGGCAATCGAGGGCTACGGGGAAGGGGACAAAGCGACGCCCGGCCTGGGGGGCGGGTTTCGGTTTTGCAAACTGGGGGCGGGACTATTCGACGATGCGGGCAACATCGCCGGCGAAGTGAAGTTCACCGACCTGGCGGCGCACGTTTTCTTCACCGAAACCGGCGTGCCGATCCCCAAGCGGGCGAAGGCGGATTGTCCGCTGCTGGGCGTCCACAACGGCAAGGCGGTTTATCTGCTGTTCAATGGCGTGCTGGGGGACAAGCGGCCGGCGGGGGGCAACGTGCTGACGCACTGCGTCGCTCAAGACTTGCCCGCGCATCCAAACGGGAGCGGGCCGCGCGTGGTGTACGGCGAAGCCTGCCGACTGGGGCCAAAATCGCTTGAACAGTATGGAATGACCTTCCGGCAAGTTCCCTTTGAATTGAAGGTGGATTAG